A window from uncultured Desulfobacter sp. encodes these proteins:
- the tpx gene encoding thiol peroxidase produces the protein MGSITLGGNAVTLAGDFPKAGDKAKDFALVGQDLSEVKLSAYAGKQVVLNIFPSLDTPVCATGVRKFNETAGAKDNTVVLCISGDLPFAHKRFCVAEGIENVVTASAFRNPQFALDYGVAMQDGPLAGLTARAVVVLNASGEVVYTELVPEIKQEPDYDAALTALS, from the coding sequence ATGGGATCTATTACTCTCGGTGGCAACGCAGTAACTTTGGCTGGTGATTTTCCTAAGGCAGGTGACAAAGCAAAGGATTTTGCCCTTGTCGGCCAAGATCTGTCAGAAGTTAAACTCTCTGCGTATGCCGGGAAACAGGTGGTGCTCAATATTTTCCCAAGCCTTGATACCCCTGTTTGTGCCACAGGCGTTCGTAAATTCAATGAAACAGCAGGCGCCAAGGATAATACGGTTGTGCTCTGTATCTCAGGAGATCTGCCCTTTGCCCATAAACGGTTCTGTGTTGCCGAAGGTATTGAAAACGTTGTAACGGCATCGGCCTTCCGTAACCCGCAGTTCGCCCTTGATTACGGTGTGGCCATGCAGGACGGGCCGCTGGCCGGTCTGACAGCCCGGGCCGTTGTGGTTCTCAACGCATCCGGCGAAGTGGTTTATACCGAGCTTGTTCCGGAAATCAAGCAGGAACCTGATTATGACGCTGCGCTGACAGCATTGTCCTAA
- a CDS encoding putative sulfate/molybdate transporter yields MGTRLPKYLFNRNEFAGAMGDLGTILPIALGMILVNGLDPVGLFFSMGLFYIVGGVYYGITVPVQPMKVIGTYAIATAMTADQIQASAFLMFICLVVIGATRSMDKFSTYIPRSVIRGIQLSTGLLLMIKGMKMILGKALLKGADQVAEPYLRIQFVGTIPITVIIGICGIVVTLVFLNNKKLPAALIVIALGVCLGLILGTKHGFDTLKPGLHFPQLFPHGFPALPDFTFALFAVVLPQIPMTLGNAVIAQADLSKDYFGDNAKKMTYTALCFSMAVGNLLSFMFGGMPVCHGAGGLAAHYRFGAKTAGSNLIIGGIMAGLALILGTGFLYVLFLIPMSILGVLLVFAGGQLALTINDMHTRNELFVIMIIVALTLSSNLALGAVVGIILAYAIKKIQI; encoded by the coding sequence ATGGGAACCCGGCTACCCAAATACCTATTTAACAGAAATGAATTTGCAGGTGCCATGGGGGATCTTGGCACCATTTTACCCATCGCCCTCGGCATGATCCTGGTCAACGGCCTGGACCCTGTTGGGCTGTTTTTTTCCATGGGCCTGTTCTACATTGTCGGCGGTGTCTATTACGGTATCACTGTGCCCGTTCAACCCATGAAGGTGATCGGCACCTATGCCATCGCCACCGCGATGACGGCCGACCAGATCCAGGCATCGGCATTTCTGATGTTTATCTGCCTTGTGGTGATCGGAGCCACAAGGTCCATGGACAAATTCAGCACATACATCCCGCGATCGGTCATCCGGGGCATTCAGCTATCCACAGGACTTTTGCTCATGATCAAGGGAATGAAAATGATCCTGGGCAAGGCCTTGCTTAAAGGGGCTGACCAGGTGGCCGAACCCTATCTGAGGATCCAGTTTGTCGGCACAATCCCCATCACCGTGATCATCGGCATCTGCGGCATCGTTGTGACCCTGGTATTTTTAAACAACAAAAAACTGCCGGCGGCCCTGATTGTGATTGCTTTGGGCGTGTGTTTAGGTTTGATTCTGGGCACGAAACATGGCTTTGACACCCTTAAACCGGGCCTCCATTTTCCCCAGCTGTTTCCCCATGGGTTTCCTGCCCTGCCGGATTTTACCTTTGCCCTGTTTGCCGTGGTGCTTCCCCAGATCCCCATGACCCTGGGCAATGCCGTCATCGCCCAGGCAGATCTTTCCAAGGACTATTTTGGAGACAATGCTAAAAAAATGACCTACACGGCATTGTGCTTTTCCATGGCTGTGGGCAATCTGTTAAGCTTTATGTTCGGGGGGATGCCCGTGTGCCACGGGGCCGGCGGTCTTGCAGCCCATTACCGGTTCGGTGCCAAAACAGCCGGGTCAAATCTGATTATCGGGGGGATCATGGCAGGCCTTGCCCTGATTCTGGGGACTGGATTTCTTTATGTACTCTTTTTGATCCCCATGTCCATACTCGGCGTGCTCCTGGTCTTTGCCGGCGGCCAGCTTGCCTTGACCATCAACGACATGCACACCCGAAATGAATTGTTTGTCATTATGATCATCGTCGCCCTGACCCTTTCCTCCAACCTGGCTTTGGGCGCTGTTGTGGGAATCATTCTGGCCTATGCAATCAAAAAGATCCAAATTTAA
- a CDS encoding fumarate hydratase, giving the protein MEFNYEPMFPLKKDATQYRLLTKDHVRVREFEGKDVVMVEPVALTLLAEAAFKDVAHLYRAEHLAQVKAVIDDPESSDNDRYVALELLKNAVISAEKVYPMCQDTGTAIIMGKKGQQIWTWSEDERELSKGAFDAYTKNNLRYSQNAPLTMYDEVNTKNNMPAQVEVAAVQGDEYNFLFMAKGGGSANKTALFQMTKAVLNTEAGLIDFMLKEMKHLGTAACPPYHIAFVIGGTSAELNLKAVKLASAKYLDTLPTKGSETGHAFRDIDLEEKVLARSRDLGLGAQFGGKNFALDIRVVRLPRHGASCPIGIGVSCSADRQIKGKINRDGIFLEQLVENPAEYLPATEPEMAPAVEIDLNRPMDEIRAELTKYPVSTRLSLTGKIIVARDIAHSKFMERYEKGEGLPDYIKNHIIYYAGPAKTPEGEASGSFGPTTAGRMDPYVPIFQKEGGSMVMLAKGNRSQVVTDACKTYGGFYLGSPGGPAARLGKDFIKNVELVEYEELGMEAVWMITVEKFPAFIIVDDKGNDFFKGLV; this is encoded by the coding sequence ATGGAATTTAACTATGAACCCATGTTTCCGTTGAAAAAGGATGCAACGCAGTACCGCCTGTTGACCAAGGATCATGTCCGGGTCCGGGAGTTTGAGGGCAAGGATGTGGTCATGGTGGAGCCCGTTGCATTGACTCTGCTGGCCGAAGCCGCATTTAAGGATGTGGCACATTTGTACCGGGCTGAACATCTGGCCCAGGTGAAGGCTGTTATTGATGACCCTGAAAGTTCTGACAATGACCGTTATGTAGCCCTGGAACTTCTAAAAAACGCCGTAATTTCTGCTGAAAAAGTCTATCCCATGTGCCAGGATACCGGCACCGCGATCATCATGGGCAAAAAAGGCCAGCAGATCTGGACCTGGTCCGAAGATGAGCGTGAATTGTCCAAAGGCGCCTTTGACGCCTATACAAAAAACAATTTGCGGTATTCCCAGAATGCGCCGCTCACCATGTACGACGAAGTAAATACCAAAAATAATATGCCTGCCCAGGTGGAGGTCGCCGCAGTCCAGGGTGATGAATATAACTTCCTGTTCATGGCAAAAGGCGGCGGTTCGGCCAATAAAACCGCTTTGTTCCAGATGACCAAGGCTGTTCTCAATACCGAAGCAGGCCTGATTGACTTCATGCTCAAAGAGATGAAACACCTGGGCACCGCAGCCTGTCCTCCTTACCACATTGCATTTGTCATCGGCGGCACCTCTGCGGAACTCAATCTTAAAGCCGTGAAACTGGCCTCTGCCAAATATCTGGATACCCTGCCCACTAAGGGCAGCGAAACCGGCCATGCCTTCAGGGACATTGACCTTGAAGAAAAAGTGCTTGCCCGCTCCAGAGACCTGGGACTTGGCGCACAGTTCGGCGGTAAAAACTTTGCCCTGGATATCCGCGTTGTAAGACTTCCCCGCCACGGCGCATCCTGTCCCATCGGTATCGGCGTTTCCTGTTCTGCCGACCGTCAGATCAAGGGTAAAATCAACCGCGACGGTATCTTCCTGGAACAGCTGGTTGAAAACCCGGCAGAATATCTGCCCGCCACCGAGCCTGAAATGGCCCCCGCCGTTGAGATTGACCTGAACCGGCCCATGGATGAAATCCGTGCCGAATTGACCAAGTATCCGGTCTCCACCCGTCTCTCCTTGACCGGTAAAATCATCGTGGCCAGGGACATTGCCCATTCCAAGTTCATGGAACGGTATGAAAAAGGCGAAGGTCTTCCCGATTACATCAAAAATCACATCATCTATTATGCAGGTCCTGCAAAGACCCCCGAAGGCGAAGCCTCAGGCTCATTTGGACCGACCACTGCCGGCCGTATGGATCCCTATGTGCCCATCTTCCAGAAAGAGGGCGGCTCCATGGTGATGCTGGCCAAGGGTAACCGCTCCCAGGTCGTCACCGACGCCTGCAAGACCTACGGCGGTTTTTACTTAGGTTCCCCTGGTGGTCCGGCCGCACGTCTTGGCAAAGATTTTATTAAAAATGTTGAGCTGGTTGAATATGAAGAACTGGGCATGGAAGCCGTGTGGATGATCACGGTTGAAAAGTTCCCCGCGTTTATCATTGTTGATGATAAGGGTAATGACTTTTTTAAAGGCCTGGTATAA
- a CDS encoding dihydrofolate reductase family protein — translation MQVILLMASTVDGKIAKDASQFVDWTGKADKKYFVEMTKKAGVMIMGSTTYDTIGKPLPGRLNIVMTRDKARQSDQDNLIFTDLPPAGILEDLEQKGYTSAALIGGATINSLFARENLITQVHLTLVPRLFGSGLSLFAPPIDLDMALTFESCQDIGGGHLLLIYHVVGHEKR, via the coding sequence ATGCAAGTCATTTTGCTGATGGCCTCAACCGTGGACGGCAAGATTGCCAAGGATGCCAGCCAGTTTGTGGACTGGACCGGCAAAGCCGACAAAAAATATTTTGTGGAAATGACCAAAAAGGCAGGTGTCATGATCATGGGTTCAACAACCTATGACACCATCGGCAAACCCCTGCCGGGCCGCCTGAATATCGTCATGACCCGGGATAAGGCCAGGCAAAGTGATCAGGACAATTTGATATTTACGGACCTGCCCCCGGCCGGAATCCTCGAAGATCTTGAGCAAAAGGGCTATACCAGTGCCGCTTTGATTGGCGGTGCCACCATTAATTCGCTGTTTGCCCGGGAGAATCTGATCACCCAGGTCCATTTGACCCTGGTACCCCGGTTGTTTGGGTCCGGGCTCTCCCTTTTTGCTCCGCCCATTGATCTGGATATGGCGCTGACCTTTGAGTCCTGTCAGGACATCGGGGGCGGGCATCTTTTACTCATTTATCATGTGGTGGGCCATGAAAAACGATGA
- a CDS encoding FapA family protein translates to MLEKLALQKKFITDAQCAQAMEACRDAKNIDLALKNYFERENILTDKQMKQLLASYAALKTIQKNQKFGNCAVDLGLVTKEQFIGEMTRQTNKIAEKRQPELISKIWIQDQTLNQEQFQQVEQQLQGKQPAPQKTKPDTPEAATEPQQEEPPPPLIDYSLDRELSCGIQLTVDTAGMAAFIRKTDMFLDTVSAERIIEQLEDNGIVYGLVGASEVEKVINSSGFKTNPFKVAQGTDPVRGKDARIEYFFETDYLKAGGIDEDGNIDFKDRGPIPWVKKGFLLAKKIPMTDAREGKNIFNETLYVPTVADVALKHGKGVRRSSDGLELYAEITGTPALDHSNKVHVNHAFTAPGDVNYETGHINYDGNIIIKGILKSGFKAVGHEIRVDAVDGGEIRASGDVTVLNGMIGGFVYSRGNVNIKFIQNSTIYCLGNLIVDKEIMDSRIITSGAVMITTGEVISSEITCNKGLFTQHLGTEKSTPNTVTFGVDAFTIRELKSIHDRIVHATDGQAYIHEKLDALVKELSQDIANTSALVHEIDKARHENFLLSKKQDDPAARGLKSQVQINSRLMVRLDKELNHLLDRIEKKKKQRKKLKAELKQLESTLEKLRGEQSNFTRWQQQNPGVAQAIVSGRVIPGTIIKGPEASTEIIETRNNVKILQTLVTTDEDMELGIEIVDNTRRK, encoded by the coding sequence ATGCTAGAAAAACTTGCCTTACAAAAAAAATTCATTACAGACGCCCAATGTGCCCAGGCGATGGAAGCATGTCGCGACGCAAAAAACATTGATCTTGCGTTAAAAAACTATTTTGAACGGGAAAATATCCTCACTGACAAACAGATGAAACAGCTTCTGGCCAGCTATGCCGCATTAAAAACCATTCAAAAGAATCAGAAATTCGGAAATTGTGCAGTTGATTTAGGCCTTGTCACCAAGGAACAGTTCATTGGGGAGATGACCCGGCAGACAAACAAGATTGCTGAAAAAAGGCAACCGGAACTTATCAGTAAAATATGGATACAAGATCAGACACTGAACCAGGAACAATTCCAGCAGGTCGAACAGCAGCTTCAAGGAAAACAGCCCGCCCCCCAAAAAACCAAACCAGACACTCCGGAGGCAGCCACTGAACCCCAACAAGAGGAACCGCCCCCCCCGCTAATAGACTACTCCCTGGACAGAGAACTTTCCTGCGGCATACAGCTGACAGTTGATACGGCAGGTATGGCCGCATTTATACGAAAAACAGACATGTTCCTGGACACGGTCTCCGCCGAAAGAATCATTGAGCAATTAGAAGACAACGGCATCGTTTACGGTCTTGTGGGCGCATCCGAGGTGGAAAAAGTCATAAACTCCTCGGGATTCAAAACCAACCCGTTCAAGGTGGCCCAGGGGACTGATCCGGTGCGGGGCAAGGATGCCAGGATAGAATATTTTTTTGAAACCGACTACCTTAAGGCCGGCGGTATTGATGAAGACGGGAACATTGATTTTAAAGACAGAGGTCCCATTCCCTGGGTGAAAAAAGGCTTTCTGCTGGCAAAAAAAATTCCCATGACCGACGCCCGTGAGGGAAAAAACATATTTAACGAGACGCTTTATGTACCCACCGTGGCAGATGTGGCCTTAAAACACGGCAAAGGGGTGAGGCGCTCTTCGGACGGTCTTGAACTTTATGCCGAAATCACCGGAACCCCGGCACTTGACCATTCAAACAAAGTTCATGTGAATCATGCCTTCACTGCGCCAGGTGATGTTAATTACGAAACCGGGCACATTAACTATGATGGGAATATTATTATCAAAGGTATACTTAAGTCAGGATTTAAAGCCGTGGGACATGAGATCCGGGTCGACGCGGTGGATGGAGGAGAGATACGGGCCTCGGGAGATGTTACGGTTCTTAACGGAATGATCGGCGGCTTTGTATATTCCCGGGGCAATGTAAACATAAAATTTATTCAGAACTCAACGATTTATTGCCTTGGCAACCTCATCGTGGACAAAGAGATTATGGACAGTCGGATCATCACCTCCGGTGCCGTAATGATCACAACCGGAGAGGTCATCTCTTCGGAGATCACCTGCAACAAAGGGCTTTTTACCCAGCACCTGGGCACCGAAAAATCCACGCCCAACACCGTGACCTTTGGTGTGGACGCCTTCACCATCCGTGAATTAAAAAGCATCCATGACCGAATTGTGCACGCCACGGACGGACAGGCGTATATCCATGAAAAACTTGATGCCCTGGTCAAAGAACTTTCCCAGGACATCGCAAATACATCGGCACTGGTCCACGAAATCGACAAGGCCAGACACGAGAACTTTTTGTTGTCAAAAAAACAAGATGATCCCGCCGCACGCGGCCTCAAATCCCAGGTACAGATAAACAGCCGATTGATGGTTCGTTTAGACAAAGAACTGAACCATCTGCTTGACCGTATTGAAAAAAAGAAAAAACAAAGGAAAAAACTTAAGGCTGAGTTAAAACAGCTGGAAAGCACCCTTGAAAAACTAAGAGGCGAACAAAGCAATTTCACACGGTGGCAGCAGCAAAACCCAGGTGTGGCCCAGGCAATTGTCTCGGGCAGGGTCATTCCGGGAACCATCATTAAAGGCCCGGAGGCATCAACGGAAATCATTGAAACCAGAAATAACGTAAAAATACTTCAAACCCTTGTCACCACAGATGAGGACATGGAATTGGGAATAGAGATCGTTGACAATACTAGAAGAAAATAA
- a CDS encoding glycerate kinase — MNDSHPFSDLKTIYQAAIKRVDPYTMVQSRVTLDGNTLNIRLDEREIRLSLDKFQKIYVIGAGKATAPMARAMEEILGPTLSGGLISVKTGHTDTLNKIEIIEAAHPVPDENSRVAAQQIINMAEKGDEATLFINLISGGGSALLACPRKCRDASITLGDKQKTTELLLACGADIKEINQVRKLLSGVKGGKLARYLYPSTSVNLILSDVVGDDLSAIASGPTAPDTTTVNQVLSIIKKYELASRLPSRVAKLLASEALQKTVKDLLTDEKIFSKVHNVLLGNNLSALNAARQKAESLGYNTLVISSRITGEAREMARVFSGMAQDISLGNLPPERPACILAGGETTVTIKGNGKGGRNQEMALSFLGELEAHSGGIENTFFLAGATDGNDGPTDAAGAFASQAVLEAGKKAGLDINEYLGRNDSYTYFERTGHLFKPGPTNTNVCDLQILIIN, encoded by the coding sequence ATGAATGATTCACACCCTTTTTCTGATTTGAAAACCATATACCAGGCTGCCATCAAGCGGGTTGATCCGTATACCATGGTTCAGTCAAGGGTTACCCTGGACGGCAACACCCTCAATATCCGTCTTGACGAACGAGAAATACGCCTTTCCCTGGACAAATTTCAAAAAATATATGTGATTGGGGCGGGCAAGGCCACAGCGCCCATGGCAAGGGCAATGGAAGAGATTCTTGGGCCAACGCTTTCCGGGGGGCTTATTTCAGTTAAAACAGGGCACACTGACACCTTAAACAAAATTGAAATCATTGAAGCGGCCCACCCGGTCCCGGACGAAAACAGCCGTGTGGCAGCACAGCAGATTATTAATATGGCTGAAAAAGGGGACGAAGCCACCCTGTTCATCAATCTGATTTCCGGAGGGGGCTCCGCACTTCTTGCCTGCCCGAGGAAATGCCGGGATGCGTCCATCACCCTTGGCGACAAACAAAAAACAACCGAACTGCTGCTGGCCTGCGGTGCTGACATCAAGGAAATCAACCAGGTGAGAAAACTATTGTCCGGGGTCAAGGGCGGAAAACTGGCCCGGTACCTGTATCCGTCCACATCCGTTAATCTGATTCTTTCCGATGTGGTGGGCGATGACCTCAGCGCCATTGCCTCGGGTCCCACAGCTCCGGATACCACAACCGTTAACCAGGTTCTCAGCATCATAAAAAAATACGAATTGGCATCCCGGCTGCCATCAAGGGTCGCCAAACTACTTGCATCCGAAGCGCTGCAAAAGACCGTCAAAGACCTGCTGACGGATGAAAAAATTTTTTCAAAGGTTCACAATGTCCTCTTGGGTAACAATTTGTCAGCCCTGAACGCCGCCCGGCAAAAAGCCGAAAGCCTTGGCTACAACACCCTGGTGATAAGCTCCCGGATCACCGGCGAAGCCCGGGAAATGGCCCGGGTCTTTTCCGGTATGGCCCAGGATATATCCCTTGGAAACCTGCCCCCCGAGCGACCGGCCTGCATACTTGCCGGCGGAGAAACCACGGTAACCATCAAGGGAAACGGAAAAGGCGGCCGAAACCAAGAGATGGCGCTCTCTTTTCTTGGAGAGCTTGAAGCCCATTCTGGCGGAATCGAAAACACATTTTTTCTCGCCGGGGCCACCGACGGCAATGACGGCCCCACGGATGCGGCCGGGGCATTTGCCTCCCAGGCCGTTCTGGAAGCCGGAAAAAAGGCAGGCCTTGATATTAACGAATATCTGGGCAGAAATGATTCATACACCTACTTTGAGCGGACAGGGCATCTGTTCAAACCCGGCCCCACCAACACCAATGTGTGTGATCTTCAGATCCTTATAATAAATTAG
- a CDS encoding site-specific DNA-methyltransferase, whose product MKTIHTNYIGTAAKMKKLADRSVNLVVTSPPYPMIDMWDDIFGAQDPKIAKALKKSDGPLAFELMHQVLDKIWDELFRVLSPGGFACINIGDATRTIKDHFALYPNHARILTATQALGFTSLPCILWRKQTNAPNKFMGSGMLPAGAYVTLEHEYILILRKGGKREFTSPESKENRRQSALFWEERNQWFSDVWMDLKGTRQAMGKKKTRDRSGAFPFELAYRLINMYSVKDDLVLDPFIGTGTTTLAAIAAGRNSAGYEIDPTLLENFYDKCKDSLGWFSSAIQHRIDLHTQFVKERLDTGKPIKYENIHYGFPVITRQEKELVFDIPVSVEQLADKSVVVNYDIPSRETVNNFPTAPKTLAELRTSKIESKTDGLLFPNFDSDA is encoded by the coding sequence ATGAAAACCATTCACACAAATTATATCGGCACTGCCGCAAAGATGAAAAAACTGGCTGACCGTAGTGTCAATCTTGTGGTGACATCGCCGCCATATCCCATGATTGATATGTGGGATGACATTTTCGGCGCTCAGGACCCCAAAATCGCTAAGGCCCTTAAAAAATCAGACGGGCCGCTCGCCTTTGAACTCATGCACCAGGTACTGGATAAGATTTGGGACGAGCTGTTCAGGGTGCTTTCCCCCGGCGGGTTTGCCTGTATCAATATCGGCGATGCCACCCGCACCATCAAAGATCATTTTGCCCTTTATCCCAACCACGCCAGAATTTTAACGGCAACCCAGGCGCTCGGGTTTACGTCACTTCCCTGCATATTATGGCGCAAGCAGACCAATGCGCCCAACAAATTTATGGGATCAGGCATGCTGCCGGCCGGTGCCTATGTCACCCTGGAGCATGAATATATCCTTATTCTGAGAAAAGGGGGGAAACGCGAATTCACATCGCCGGAAAGCAAAGAAAACCGGCGGCAGAGCGCTTTGTTCTGGGAGGAACGCAACCAATGGTTTTCAGACGTCTGGATGGATCTTAAAGGCACCCGCCAGGCTATGGGAAAGAAAAAGACCCGTGACCGCAGCGGGGCCTTTCCCTTTGAACTGGCCTACCGCCTGATCAACATGTATTCCGTGAAAGATGATCTTGTGCTCGACCCGTTTATAGGGACGGGCACCACAACCCTTGCGGCCATTGCTGCCGGACGCAACAGTGCCGGCTATGAAATAGACCCAACGCTTCTGGAAAATTTTTACGATAAATGCAAGGACTCGCTTGGCTGGTTTTCATCAGCCATCCAGCACCGCATAGACCTTCATACCCAATTTGTCAAAGAGCGTCTGGACACCGGAAAACCCATTAAATACGAAAATATCCATTATGGATTTCCCGTAATAACCCGCCAGGAAAAAGAACTTGTCTTCGATATTCCGGTGTCTGTTGAACAACTGGCTGATAAAAGTGTCGTTGTCAATTACGACATCCCATCCCGGGAAACCGTAAACAACTTTCCTACAGCCCCAAAGACCCTGGCTGAACTCCGGACATCTAAAATAGAGTCAAAGACTGACGGGCTTTTATTTCCGAATTTTGATTCCGACGCCTGA
- a CDS encoding multiheme c-type cytochrome: MSKAKVRIQSAVTACGLVCLCLVLVLMFHDKTPSVDTESKEQAFNLDQFIDPETCGGCHDEIMSQWQNSMHHLSHQDPVYTRVAKFYLQGLTEAGHIEEAESCVKCHTPVGVVSGFPEKVSDEFADVQEIPAQGIQCDYCHVAVDVSKMYNNGLVLAPGHGEENPGVKHGPFDDTEPEFHEAAYSKLHTDSKICGTCHNVKHVAFGTDLETTYSEWEKGTYNSPDPEKHVSCQGCHMYQRPGVPATGSTPRPENPGSATPDAKQRPHIFTHYFVGANSGLPGMFSDQEKSDMAVSRLTHAANIFLEMEDAHSVRVVVANTGAGHSLPTGLTDMRQMWLEVSLADGDGNVVFQTGVPDENHELSEDTVIFNTVFGDGEGNPVINIAKAKEILSDTRIPVGESSSHVFELETEPGSGYTLTVRLLYRSMPQKILNQLPGEPIGPLPVVEMAAVSKIF, from the coding sequence ATGAGTAAAGCAAAGGTAAGGATTCAGTCTGCCGTCACCGCCTGCGGGTTGGTTTGCCTGTGTCTTGTATTGGTGTTGATGTTTCACGACAAGACCCCTTCGGTTGACACCGAGTCCAAAGAACAGGCTTTTAATCTGGACCAGTTCATTGACCCGGAAACCTGTGGCGGCTGCCATGATGAGATTATGTCCCAGTGGCAGAACTCCATGCACCACCTTTCCCATCAAGACCCGGTGTATACCCGGGTGGCAAAATTTTACCTCCAGGGCCTGACCGAAGCCGGCCATATTGAGGAGGCCGAATCTTGTGTGAAGTGTCATACCCCTGTGGGAGTGGTCAGCGGTTTTCCTGAAAAAGTGTCCGATGAATTTGCAGACGTCCAGGAGATCCCGGCCCAGGGTATCCAATGCGATTATTGCCATGTGGCCGTAGATGTCTCCAAAATGTACAACAACGGCCTGGTTTTAGCGCCCGGCCATGGCGAGGAGAATCCCGGTGTCAAGCATGGGCCCTTTGACGATACGGAACCTGAATTTCATGAAGCGGCTTACTCAAAACTGCACACCGATTCAAAAATCTGCGGTACCTGCCATAATGTGAAGCATGTGGCTTTCGGCACCGACCTTGAAACCACATACTCGGAATGGGAAAAGGGCACGTACAACAGCCCTGATCCTGAAAAGCATGTCTCCTGCCAGGGGTGTCACATGTACCAGCGGCCGGGTGTGCCGGCGACCGGCTCCACCCCGCGGCCCGAAAACCCGGGCAGTGCCACACCGGACGCAAAGCAGCGGCCCCATATCTTTACCCACTATTTTGTGGGCGCCAATTCCGGCCTGCCCGGGATGTTTTCCGATCAGGAAAAATCAGACATGGCTGTCTCTCGCCTGACCCATGCGGCCAACATTTTTCTGGAGATGGAGGACGCACACAGCGTTCGGGTGGTTGTTGCCAATACGGGTGCAGGGCACAGCCTGCCCACAGGCTTGACGGATATGCGCCAGATGTGGCTTGAAGTCAGCCTGGCAGACGGTGATGGCAATGTTGTATTTCAGACCGGCGTTCCCGATGAAAATCATGAATTGTCCGAAGATACGGTTATATTTAATACCGTTTTTGGGGACGGCGAGGGCAACCCAGTCATTAACATAGCAAAGGCTAAAGAGATTTTGTCCGACACCCGGATTCCCGTGGGCGAAAGTTCGTCCCATGTATTTGAATTAGAAACTGAGCCCGGCAGTGGGTACACCCTCACCGTCCGTCTGCTGTATCGGTCCATGCCCCAGAAAATTCTCAACCAATTGCCCGGAGAGCCCATTGGCCCTCTGCCGGTGGTGGAGATGGCTGCGGTAAGTAAAATATTTTAG
- a CDS encoding manganese efflux pump MntP family protein translates to MHLFDIVVISIGLAMDASAVSMAAAACGYAQNPRAVFRLSFHFGLFQFMMPVVGWFLGTGFVSYVRAVDHWIAFGLLAFVGGRMVREGLSHTEECLHRDPSRGLTMVMLSIATSIDALAIGLGLAVMDVNIWYPSALIGIITCAMSVAAISIGKRVGSAFGSKMEVVGGIILIGLGLKILIPALFFAA, encoded by the coding sequence ATGCACTTGTTCGATATTGTTGTCATTTCAATCGGACTGGCCATGGATGCCTCGGCGGTGTCCATGGCCGCTGCGGCCTGCGGGTATGCACAAAACCCGCGGGCCGTGTTCCGTCTATCCTTTCACTTTGGGCTGTTCCAGTTCATGATGCCCGTAGTCGGTTGGTTTCTGGGCACCGGATTTGTCTCGTATGTCCGGGCCGTGGACCACTGGATTGCCTTTGGCCTGCTGGCCTTTGTGGGCGGGCGTATGGTCCGGGAAGGATTATCCCATACCGAAGAATGCCTTCATCGGGATCCGTCCAGGGGATTGACCATGGTCATGCTGAGCATCGCCACAAGCATTGACGCCCTGGCCATCGGCCTGGGGTTGGCCGTGATGGATGTCAATATCTGGTATCCGTCAGCCCTGATCGGCATTATTACCTGCGCCATGTCCGTGGCCGCCATTTCCATCGGCAAACGGGTGGGCTCCGCCTTTGGCAGTAAGATGGAGGTGGTGGGCGGAATTATACTAATTGGACTTGGTTTGAAGATATTGATACCAGCCCTCTTTTTTGCAGCCTGA